ATAATGGACCAGATTGCATACAAAAAACCTTTTCAATAGTGAAAAGGCTCCAAGCAAAATTGATTCGCACCTTTCACTCTTATCGTTCAAGGATATTTCCTTGCTACAGGTTAGCACCTTTCCTAAGAGAATGTCTGCTCCATCCATCAATTAAATGGATGTTTCAGCCTATTTTCTTCACATAGTAGGTTGCTGGGTTTCATCGGGCCAGTCCCTCCACCAGCTCAGGATAAGAGAGTATCCGTTCAAGATTTCATAATAGCTCAAACTTTTAATTACTGTCAATATATTTATCTTTAATTAGTCGAATTTAATGCAATCAATTTGTATGTTATTTTCGTTTTTCCATCAGACCACTCCAGTTTTTCAATGGAAGCAGTTCCGATAAGTTCTCCTTTAATGGTCTTTCTGACTTCTAAAGGAATATGCAGGGGATATAAACGATATGCTTCTTTTTCGAG
This DNA window, taken from Niallia sp. Man26, encodes the following:
- a CDS encoding DUF2584 domain-containing protein, with the translated sequence MGMPLELNTMIVTKGNELRLEENWFQLEKEAYRLYPLHIPLEVRKTIKGELIGTASIEKLEWSDGKTKITYKLIALNSTN